The following are encoded together in the Aciduricibacillus chroicocephali genome:
- a CDS encoding integrase produces the protein MSKRIEKKRIRKLIENTIKTVQMKVPTGIQRTGVNMSYDYIEDRVYVDCERVTKAHSEMKAPVLLEEYIKTLTIHELGHAIDRDSLLSSMNRMIEIAKLKRKHAFIERREKLELFSVDIEAHEMDIEFEKTAWNNARLLNKKYHVVSEEVFDQIEAHSMSSYMNFYEKDLITYKRLVAAERMKERPIETIEITGQIPV, from the coding sequence TTGAGTAAAAGAATTGAAAAAAAGAGAATCCGAAAGCTTATCGAAAATACTATTAAGACAGTTCAAATGAAAGTTCCAACAGGGATACAGAGAACGGGCGTTAACATGAGCTATGATTATATTGAGGATCGTGTTTATGTTGATTGCGAACGCGTTACCAAGGCGCATTCAGAAATGAAAGCCCCTGTACTTCTTGAGGAATATATAAAAACACTTACTATTCATGAGCTCGGCCACGCGATAGATCGTGATTCGCTGTTGTCCTCCATGAACAGAATGATTGAGATTGCCAAGCTGAAGAGAAAACATGCTTTTATTGAACGGCGCGAAAAGCTTGAACTTTTTTCCGTTGATATTGAAGCTCATGAAATGGACATTGAATTCGAAAAAACGGCTTGGAACAATGCACGCCTATTAAATAAGAAGTATCACGTTGTAAGTGAGGAAGTTTTTGATCAGATTGAGGCTCACAGTATGTCCAGCTACATGAATTTTTACGAGAAGGATCTAATTACGTATAAGAGACTTGTCGCTGCAGAAAGAATGAAAGAAAGACCAATAGAAACAATTGAAATAACAGGGCAAATTCCAGTATGA
- a CDS encoding alpha/beta hydrolase, with product METFTYKTNSGFEITGDFYPARSKNAPLLIYIHGGGLIWGSKKDLNNEQLHLYNEAGYNVFSINYRLAPETKLPEIATDLADCMRWVQEDAPAEMNYDRERVAVIGSSAGGYLSLLSGTFPVKPKAIISFYGYGNILGGWYRMPSRYFNKDKKVPEPLARQLIGNQPISEAPIEKRYGIYLFCRQQGKWLDYVTGMSPILEMNRLKQYCPIDLADTSYPPTLLLHGDADDDVPYSESVNMNEKLQELGVDSSLITIPDGAHQFDLEMDKPEVKETFIEVLDFLKMHL from the coding sequence ATGGAAACATTTACTTATAAGACGAACTCCGGTTTTGAAATTACTGGAGACTTTTATCCTGCCAGATCAAAAAATGCCCCACTCCTCATATATATTCATGGAGGCGGACTAATTTGGGGATCAAAGAAAGATCTGAATAATGAACAACTTCATCTATATAATGAAGCCGGATATAATGTATTCTCGATCAATTATCGACTTGCTCCCGAAACAAAGTTGCCAGAAATTGCAACAGATCTTGCCGACTGTATGCGTTGGGTTCAAGAAGATGCTCCGGCTGAAATGAACTACGACCGTGAACGCGTTGCTGTAATCGGCAGTTCTGCAGGTGGCTACCTTTCTTTACTAAGCGGCACGTTTCCCGTAAAGCCGAAAGCGATTATTTCATTCTATGGCTACGGCAATATTCTTGGTGGCTGGTACCGTATGCCAAGCCGTTATTTCAATAAGGACAAAAAGGTCCCCGAACCTCTTGCTCGCCAATTAATTGGAAATCAACCAATTTCGGAGGCTCCGATAGAAAAGCGCTATGGCATCTATCTATTCTGCCGGCAACAAGGCAAATGGCTCGACTACGTGACCGGTATGAGCCCAATTCTTGAAATGAATCGCTTGAAACAATACTGTCCAATAGATCTTGCAGATACTTCTTACCCGCCTACACTGCTCCTGCATGGAGATGCTGATGACGATGTACCGTATTCCGAATCAGTTAACATGAATGAGAAACTTCAAGAACTCGGCGTTGACAGCAGTTTGATTACAATTCCAGATGGCGCCCATCAATTCGACCTTGAGATGGACAAGCCAGAAGTTAAAGAAACA